The following are encoded in a window of Telmatobacter sp. DSM 110680 genomic DNA:
- a CDS encoding Rne/Rng family ribonuclease — protein sequence MAKEICISSTPHETRLAILEDDQLAEIYYERENEYTLAGSIYNGRVTRVLPGMQSAFVDVGLERDAFLYVTDFMELEDQEETDELEKAAVSGGNQAPREVRHTNGQDRAGQERGGQDRGQRGGRPEQRPERESRPTIVVTSESSDAEFTTPSEGAEHTDVAQESDEAGTKRWRGRRRRRGGRGGSNVSPAPAESQEFIETHVNEAVETEPHAEIQASAAPSRSGRSERGERFERPERGERSERSERAPEPFVLPGESLKKYGGTSSESTEKPESEIPAPVRPASTYKPATLIESPIVWDGSGLLPGESLSRHRNRQPDTPLAESQSFTTEEAEARPFAPEIDNGSADEVEEHEFVEEMSSAAPEHADEPEADPSHEHAASIEFEDDMEEESFEPASSGSEIHAVPGEPVADTSRHESLSTENESSEVEGDRSASHSVDPLPPAEFRLFGLGGKKKKSDDVPPASTPEETKPASVPVASSFSPGSGLVEEELIEGEEYDAPHHHHKTDEHDLDDYEEEEKLHTQIRSGELGEMLQEAHLDHRIQMKFEDKNGEEGEEVLEGEEDEEEATASGTQPAADGQNQRRDRGNRGRRGRGDRGSDRGGHRPGGRGPSRRSAQTSDLPIISDLLKPGQEILVQIAKEPIAKKGARITSHIALPGRFLVFMPTVTHVGVSRKIASDEERQRLKRILTHERGDASGGFIVRTAAEGASEEELRADLRFLIHLWNEIKQRSDSSKSPALIYHDLSLIERILRDQVSSNFSSIWVDSEADYERIVRFLNRFSPTLVRRVKLYTKDTPLFEHFGIQDEISKALRSKVWLKSGGSIVINQTEALVAIDINTGKYVGKTARLEDTILKTNLDAIPEIVRQIRLRDLGGIIVIDFIDMDERKNRFKVMAALEEALKNDRAPTKVLQFNDFGLVAITRKRVKQSLERTLSVPCPTCQATGMVKSPATVCNEIYTELRKMKRHFEGADVMLRVNPETVKVLKANNASWINEFEELVGKNILIKSDPTLHPEQFDIQG from the coding sequence ATGGCAAAAGAGATTTGTATTTCCAGCACGCCGCATGAGACGCGGCTTGCGATTCTAGAAGACGATCAACTCGCGGAAATCTATTACGAACGCGAAAACGAGTACACCCTGGCGGGGTCAATATATAACGGACGCGTCACGCGCGTTCTCCCCGGCATGCAGTCAGCGTTTGTCGACGTTGGACTGGAGCGCGACGCCTTCCTGTACGTCACCGACTTCATGGAGTTGGAAGACCAGGAAGAGACGGACGAGCTTGAGAAAGCCGCAGTAAGCGGCGGCAATCAAGCTCCCAGGGAAGTACGACACACGAACGGACAGGATCGCGCAGGACAAGAGCGCGGCGGGCAAGATCGCGGCCAGAGAGGCGGCAGGCCTGAACAACGCCCGGAACGCGAAAGCCGGCCAACAATCGTGGTCACCTCCGAGTCCAGCGATGCGGAATTCACCACTCCCAGCGAGGGAGCGGAGCATACCGATGTTGCGCAGGAGTCTGACGAGGCTGGAACCAAACGCTGGCGTGGACGCCGGCGTCGGCGCGGAGGCCGCGGCGGCAGCAATGTTTCTCCAGCACCGGCGGAGAGCCAGGAATTCATAGAAACGCATGTCAACGAAGCAGTTGAAACCGAGCCGCATGCTGAGATTCAAGCTTCGGCAGCTCCGTCGCGCAGTGGGCGATCTGAGCGAGGTGAAAGGTTTGAACGGCCTGAACGAGGCGAGCGATCGGAACGGTCTGAGCGCGCACCGGAGCCGTTTGTTCTGCCGGGCGAATCGCTAAAGAAATATGGTGGCACTTCTTCTGAGTCGACGGAGAAGCCGGAATCTGAAATACCTGCGCCGGTGCGACCAGCGTCGACTTACAAGCCGGCCACTCTCATCGAGTCGCCGATTGTGTGGGACGGCAGCGGTCTACTTCCCGGAGAATCACTTTCACGGCACCGGAACCGGCAGCCCGACACACCCTTAGCAGAATCGCAATCGTTCACAACGGAAGAAGCAGAGGCCCGGCCGTTCGCGCCCGAAATTGACAACGGCTCCGCTGACGAAGTTGAAGAGCACGAATTCGTTGAAGAGATGTCGTCTGCAGCGCCGGAACACGCTGATGAGCCGGAAGCGGACCCTTCGCATGAACACGCGGCTTCAATTGAATTTGAAGACGACATGGAGGAAGAGAGCTTTGAACCTGCTTCCAGTGGGTCCGAAATTCATGCGGTCCCGGGGGAGCCGGTTGCTGACACGAGCCGCCATGAATCTCTGAGCACAGAAAACGAAAGCAGCGAAGTAGAGGGTGATCGTAGCGCGTCGCACAGTGTCGATCCATTGCCACCGGCGGAATTCCGGCTCTTTGGGCTTGGAGGCAAGAAAAAGAAGTCGGATGATGTGCCCCCGGCGTCGACACCTGAAGAGACAAAGCCAGCGTCCGTTCCAGTCGCCTCATCCTTCTCGCCGGGCAGCGGTCTGGTTGAGGAAGAATTGATCGAGGGCGAAGAGTATGACGCTCCTCATCATCACCACAAGACCGACGAACATGATCTGGATGATTACGAGGAAGAGGAGAAGCTGCACACGCAAATTCGCTCTGGCGAGTTAGGCGAAATGTTGCAGGAAGCTCATCTTGACCACCGCATCCAGATGAAGTTTGAAGACAAGAACGGCGAAGAGGGCGAGGAAGTTCTCGAAGGCGAAGAGGACGAGGAAGAAGCGACTGCATCTGGAACCCAACCAGCCGCTGATGGACAGAATCAACGCCGCGATCGTGGTAACAGAGGTCGCCGGGGACGAGGGGATCGCGGCAGCGACCGTGGTGGTCACCGTCCGGGAGGACGCGGTCCGTCTCGGCGTTCGGCGCAGACTTCGGACCTTCCGATCATCTCCGATTTGTTGAAGCCAGGCCAGGAGATTCTAGTTCAGATTGCGAAGGAGCCAATCGCCAAGAAGGGTGCGCGCATTACGAGCCACATCGCGTTGCCTGGACGGTTCCTCGTATTCATGCCAACGGTCACGCATGTCGGTGTGAGCCGCAAGATTGCCTCGGACGAAGAGCGTCAGCGCCTCAAGCGGATTCTTACCCACGAGCGCGGAGATGCATCCGGTGGATTCATCGTACGCACTGCGGCCGAGGGCGCATCTGAAGAGGAGTTACGCGCCGATCTTCGCTTCCTGATTCACTTGTGGAATGAGATTAAGCAGCGTTCCGACAGTTCGAAGTCGCCGGCACTGATCTATCACGATCTGTCGTTGATCGAACGCATTCTGCGGGACCAGGTAAGTTCCAACTTCTCATCGATCTGGGTTGACTCAGAGGCGGATTACGAGCGCATTGTGCGCTTCTTGAATCGCTTCTCGCCGACACTGGTGCGGCGCGTAAAGCTCTACACCAAAGACACACCGCTGTTCGAACACTTCGGCATTCAAGATGAAATCTCGAAGGCGCTGCGATCCAAGGTGTGGCTCAAGTCCGGTGGATCGATTGTGATCAACCAGACAGAAGCCCTCGTCGCGATCGACATCAACACCGGCAAGTATGTGGGCAAGACGGCTCGGCTTGAAGACACTATCCTGAAGACTAACCTCGATGCGATTCCGGAGATTGTGCGTCAGATTCGATTGCGCGATCTGGGCGGGATCATCGTGATCGACTTCATCGATATGGATGAGCGCAAAAATCGATTCAAGGTGATGGCCGCGCTTGAAGAGGCGCTCAAGAACGATCGTGCCCCGACCAAGGTTTTGCAGTTTAACGACTTTGGGCTGGTTGCGATTACCCGCAAGCGCGTGAAGCAGTCGCTGGAACGCACGCTTTCAGTTCCCTGCCCAACTTGCCAGGCGACCGGCATGGTGAAGAGTCCGGCCACGGTGTGCAACGAGATCTATACCGAGTTGCGCAAGATGAAGCGGCACTTCGAGGGAGCCGATGTGATGCTGCGCGTGAATCCCGAGACGGTCAAGGTTCTGAAAGCCAATAACGCAAGTTGGATCAACGAGTTTGAGGAATTGGTTGGGAAAAACATCCTGATCAAGAGCGATCCGACGTTACATCCGGAGCAATTCGACATTCAGGGCTAA